From the genome of Seriola aureovittata isolate HTS-2021-v1 ecotype China chromosome 6, ASM2101889v1, whole genome shotgun sequence, one region includes:
- the usp24 gene encoding ubiquitin carboxyl-terminal hydrolase 24 isoform X3 has translation METEEEQHITTLLCMGFPDPDVIRKALRLAKNDINEAVALLTNESPGLGYGYEPMESGPAPGLGSSGDGENSGRTGTGGFDPPPAYHDVVDSERSNDENGNCSGGSMEFPTTNLYELESRVFTDHWSIPYKREESLGKCLIASTCLARHGLADADENCKRFIDRCMPEAFKKLLTSSAVHKWGTEIHEGIYNMLMLLVELVAERVKQDPVPVNLMGVLTMAFNPDNEYHFKNRMKACQRNWGEVFGEEANMFAVSPSNTYQKEPHGWLVDLVNRFGELGGFTAIQAKLNTEEIEIACVSALVQPLGVCAEYLNSSLVQPMLDPVIHKMITYVQNLEEKDLKDKRLVSIPDLLSAIKLLCMRFQRELVAVVDDLRLDTLLRMLKTPHFSTKMNSLKEVTKLIEESTVSKTVKNAIDTDKLLDWLVENSVLSIALEGNIDQAQYCERIKGIIELLGSKLSLDELSKIWRIQAGQSSTVIENIHTIIAAAAVKFSFDQLSHLFVLIQKSWEVESDRVRQKLLSLIGRIGREARSETTTGKVLEVLWELAHLPTLPTSLVQQALEEHLGILSDAYAVKETVKRSYIIKCIEDIKKASQQSSPQAVWVVPALRQLHEITRSFIKQTYQKQDKSIIQDLKKNFEIVKLITGSLVCCHRLAVTAAGNNGLSTLTLVDGRYTYQEYLDSHLRFLAFFLQEASLYLVWNRAKELWECLVSGPDVCELDREMCFEWFTKGQHDLESDVQQQLFKEKILKLEPYEITMNGFNLFKTFFENVNLCDHRLKRQGTQLCVERLDLAGMDFIWRIAMETPDEEIANEAIQLIITYSYTNLNPKMKKDSVSLHKKFIADCYKRLEAASSALGGPTLTHAVTRATKMLTATAMPTVATSVQSPSRYRGGFGSTKLVIIERLLLLAERYVITIEDMYSVPRTILPHGASYNGHPVTLHITYESTKDTFTLETHSNETIGSIRWKISEHLSCPVDNVQIFANDSVLTMNRDQKLLSQLGFSDEQSLTVKSSGTGTPSGSSESSASASSSSSSAVFNSAYALEQEKSLPGVVMALVCNVFEMLYQLANLDESRITIRVRKLLLLIPTDPEVQDALDNFVPKESSVWSHQKTLFTLGQGSGSRSPSMGSKQQHQPSAASILESLFRSSAPGMSTFRVLYNLEVLSSKLMPTSDDEMAKTSSKSFCENFLKAGGLSLVVNVMQRDSIPSEVDYETRQGVYSICLQLARFLLVGQSMPAALDDDVIRDGEALSSRPFRNAGRTGRQLSLCGTPEKSSYRQMSLSERSSIRVEEIIPAARVAIQTMEVGDFTSTVACFMRLTWAAAAGRLDLVGSPQPIRETHSSLLPQGVRTRVSSTGSNCSSSSDGETVPTALHAGICVRQQSVSIKDAIIAREALSLLVTCLQLRCQQLCSFYNLPSVNDFIIDILLGSPSGEIRRVACDQLYTLSQSDTSAFPEVQKPNLFLITVILTAQLPLWSPTSVMRGVNQRLLSQCTEYFDLRCQLLDDLTTSEMEVLKVSSATMLEDEISWLDNFEPSWSSEMETSEADNILLAGHLRLIKTLLSLCGSEKEHLGASLIQQLLDDFLFRASRIIINSSNPTPPSAPSHDFHPKCSTASSRLAAYEVLVMLADSSLSNLRLITKELLSMHHQSDPSLCKEFDYLPPVESRSVSGFVGLKNGGATCYMNAVFQQLYMQPGLPEAFLSIEDDTDQPEESVFYQVQSLFGHLMESKLQYYIPENFWKIFKMWNKELYVREQQDAYEFFTSLVDQLDEHLKKMGREQIFKNTFQGIFSDQKICKDCPHRYEREETFMALNLGVTSCQSLEISLDQFVRGEVLEGSNAYYCEKCKEKRTTVKRTCIKSLPSVLCIHLMRFGFDWESGRSIKYDEQIRFPWVLNMEPYTVSGMARQDCSGEGGEGRGDGMSGGSPRKKVTISENYELVGVVVHSGQAHAGHYYSFIKDRRGSARGRWYKFNDNVVEEFDMNDETLEYECFGGEYRPKVYDQSNPYPDVRRRYWNAYMLFYQKISDQNSPVLPKKSRVSIMRQEAEDLTLSAPSSPDVSPQSSPRPPRANNDRLTLLTRLVRKGEKKGLFVEKMPASIYQMVRDENLKFMRNRDVYNSDYFNFTLSLASVNATKLKHPDYQPMAKESLQLAVHFLFHTYLHTKKKLRVDTEEWMATVEVLLSKSSEACQWMVQYLVGPEGREITRVCLLECSVREVRVVVASILEKTLESALHFGDPGLDRLTDALLSLLDKDVPENVKNCAQYFSLFSNFTQRGCGPCQLLLKHSAYRRMLIFLLGPNRQNNQNRRWSPAQAREFLHLHSTLALITLYSDLGPQRTQAPGGFKLRVNNVPSSTPLLPLHTDIMTSLFTPEGQPYLLEVMFAMRELSGPLALLIEMVTYCSYCNEPFSLGLLHLLKTQLETAPPHELKNIFQLLQEILVVEDPLQTQRLKFAFESEKGLLALMHQSNNMDSRRCYQCVKFLVTLAQKCPPAKDYFKDLSGHWSWAVQWLQKKMTEHYWTPQSNVSNETSTNKTFQRTISAQDTLAYATALLNEKEQSGSSNGSDGSPANENADRSLRQGSESPMMLGDSKSDLEDVDP, from the exons ATGGAGACCGAAGAGGAGCAGCACATAACGACGCTCCTCTGCATGGGTTTCCCAGACCCCGACGTGATAAGGAAAGCGCTCCGGCTGGCAAAGAACGACATCAACGAGGCAGTGGCGCTCCTAACGAACGAAAGCCCCGGACTCGGTTATGGATATGAGCCGATGGAGAGTGGGCCTGCTCCCGGCTTGGGCTCGAGCGGAGACGGGGAAAACAGCGGGCGGACTGGGACTGGAGGGTTTGATCCTCCGCCCGCATACCACGATGTGGTGGATAGCGAG AGGAGCAACGATGAGAATGGGAACTGCTCCGGGGGAAGCATGGAGTTCCCCACCACCAACCTGTATGAGCTGGAGAGTCGAGTCTTTACTGATCACTGGTCGATACCTTACAAGAGAGAGGAGTCCCTGGGCAAGTGCCTCATCGCGTCCACCTGTCTAGCCAGGCATG GTCTCGCTGACGCTGATGAGAACTGCAAGCGGTTCATAGATCGCTGCATGCCGGAGGCCTTTAAAAAG TTGCTGACTAGCAGTGCAGTACACAAGTGGGGCACAGAGATTCACGAGGGGATCTACAACATGCTCATGTTGCTGGTGGAGCTGGTTGCAGAGAGGGTCAAGCAAGACCCCGTCCCTGTAAACCTGATGGGAGTCCTGACTATG GCCTTCAACCCTGATAACGAGTACCATTTCAAGAATCGGATGAAGGCCTGTCAGAGGAACTGGGGTGAAGTTTTCGGAGAAGAGGCCAACATGTTCGCCGTCTCTCCCAGCAACACCTATCAGAAG GAGCCTCATGGTTGGCTGGTTGATTTGGTGAATCGG TTTGGAGAGTTGGGAGGATTCACTGCCATCCAGGCGAAGCTCAACACAGAGGAAATCGAGATTGCC TGTGTATCAGCTCTGGTCCAGCCTCTTGGAGTTTGTGCAGAATACCTAAACTCTAGCCTTGTCCAg CCCATGCTTGATCCAGTCATCCACAAGATGATCACGTATGTGCAGAACCTGGAGGAGAAGGATCTAAAAGACAAG CGTCTGGTCAGCATCCCCGACCTGCTGTCGGCCATCAAGCTGCTGTGTATGAGGTTCCAGAGAGAACTGGTCGCCGTGGTGGACGACCTGCGGCTGGACACGCTGCTGCGTATGCTCAAAACCCCCCACTTCTCCACCAAGATGAACTCTCTCAAAGAG GTGACAAAGTTAATAGAGGAGAGCACGGTGTCGAAGACGGTGAAAAACGCCATTGACACAGATAAACTTCTGGACTGGCTTGTGGAGAATTCAGTCCTGTCAATAGCACTGGAGG GCAACATCGATCAAGCTCAGTACTGTGAGAGGATTAAGGGAATCATCGAGCTGCTGGGGAGTAAACTGTCCCTGGACGAGCTCTCTAAGATCTGGAGAATACAG GCGGGCCAGTCATCAACTGTGATAGAAAACATTCATACAAtcatcgctgctgctgctgtgaagttCAGCTTTGATCAACTCAGCCACCTCTTCGTGCTCATACAGAAG AGCTGGGAGGTTGAGAGCGACCGTGTGAGGCAGAAGCTGCTCAGTCTGATCGGGAGGATCGGCAGAGAAGCTCGCTCTGAAACTACAACTGGAAAG GTGCTGGAGGTGCTGTGGGAGCTGGCTCATCTCCCCACCCTGCCCACCAGTCTAGTTCAGCAGGCGCTGGAGGAGCACCTGGGGATCCTGAGCGACGCCTATGCTGTCAAGGAGACGGTGAAACGCAGTTACATCATTAAATGTATTGAGGACATTAAGAAG GCCTCTCAGCAGAGCAGTCCTCAGGCGGTCTGGGTCGTTCCTGCTCTCCGTCAGCTGCACGAGATCACCCGCTCTTTCATTAAGCAGACATATCAAAAACAggacaag AGCATCATCCAGGACCTGAAGAAGAACTTTGAGATCGTCAAACTGATCACAGGATCCCTCGTGTGCTGCCATCGACTCGCCGTCACCGCCGCCGGAAATAATGGACTCTCGACCTTGACCCTGGTGGACGGACGATACACCTACCAGGag TATCTGGACAGCCACCTGCGCTTCCTGGCCTTCTTCCTCCAAGAGGCCAGCCTCTACCTGGTCTGGAACAGAGCCAAAGAACTGTGGGAGTGCCTGGTTTCGGGGCCGGATGTCTGTGAACTTGACCGTGAG atgtgttttgagtggTTCACCAAAGGACAGCATGACCTCGAGAGTgatgttcagcagcagctcttcaaGGAGAAGATTTTAAAACTTGAGCCGTATGAGATCACTATGAACG GTTTTAATCTGTTTAAGACCTTCTTTGAGAACGTTAATCTATGTGATCATCGCCTGAAACGCCAAGGAACTCAGCTG TGTGTGGAGCGCCTTGACCTGGCAGGGATGGATTTTATCTGGCGCATCGCCATGGAAACTCCTGATGAAGAAATAGCCAATGAAGCAATCCAACTCATTATCACATACAGCTACACCAACCTCAATCCCAAGATGAAGAag GATTCTGTGTCTTTACACAAGAAGTTCATTGCTGATTGTTACAAGAGACTGGAG GCAGCGAGTTCTGCCCTGGGAGGTCCTACTTTGACACATGCTGTTACTAGGGCAACCAAGATGCTGACGGCCACCGCCATGCCAACTGTGGCCACATCTGTACAATCACCATCCAGGTACAGAGGGGGGTTTGG ATCCACTAAGCTGGTAATAATCGAAAGACTGCTGCTATTGGCTGAACGCTACGTCATCACTATAGAG gacATGTACTCAGTTCCTCGCACTATTCTACCTCACGGGGCCTCGTACAACGGACACCCTGTCACTCTTCATATCACCTACGAGTCAACCAAAGACACTTTCACCTTAGAG acCCACAGTAATGAAACAATAGGAAGTATCCGGTGGAAGATATCTGAGCACTTGAGCTGTCCGGTGGACAATGTCCAGATCTTTGCCAATGATAGTGTG TTGACCATGAACCGGGACCAGAAGCTGCTGTCCCAGCTCGGCTTCAGCGATGAGCAGAGCCTGACTGTGAAGAGCTCGGGCACCGGGACTCCTTCTGGCAGCTCCGAGTCCTCAGCCTCCGCCTCTAGCAGCTCCAGCTCCGCCGTCTTCAACTCCGCCTACGCCTTGGAGCAG GAGAAGTCCCTGCCTGGTGTGGTGATGGCCTTGGTGTGTAATGTGTTTGAGATGCTTTACCAGCTGGCTAACCTCGACGAATCCAG GATCACCATTCGTgtgaggaagctgctgctgctgatcccAACAGACCCAGAGGTGCAGGACGCTCTCGACAACTTTGTTCCCAAAGAATCCAGCGTCTGGAGCCACCAG AAGACGCTGTTCACCCTCGGCCAGGGGTCCGGCTCTCGCTCTCCGTCTATGGGCTCCAAGCAGCAGCACCAGCCAAGTGCCGCATCCATCTTGGAGTCCCTGTTCAGATCCTCGGCACCGGGCATGTCCACCTTCAGAGTGCTGTACAACCTGGAG gtgtTGAGCTCAAAGCTCATGCCCACGTCTGATGACGAGATGGCCAAAACCAGCAGCAAGTCCTTCTGTGAGAACTTCCTTAAAGCAGGCGGTCTCAG cCTGGTTGTGAATGTGATGCAGAGAGACTCCATCCCATCAGAGGTGGACTACGAGACCAGACAAGGAGTCTACTCCATCTGCCTTCAGCTGGCCAG GTTCCTCTTGGTTGGTCAGAGCATGCCCGCTGCActggatgatgatgtcatcagagaCGGCGAGGCGCTGTCGTCCCGTCCGTTCCGTAACGCGGGACGGACCGGGCGTCAGCTGTCTCTGTGCGGAACCCCGGAGAAGTCTTCCTACAGACAGATGTCTTTGTCCGAGCGCTCGTCCATCAGAGTGGAGGAGATCATACCTGCTGCTCGTGTCGCTATTCAG ACCATGGAGGTGGGTGACTTCACCTCCACAGTGGCGTGTTTCATGCGTCTGACCTGGGCGGCCGCTGCAGGCCGATTGGATCTGGTTGGCAGcccacagccaatcagagagacCCACAGTTCACTTCTGCCGCAGGGAGTCCGCACCAGAGTCAGCAGTACAG gaagTAACTGTAGCTCCAGCAGTGACGGCGAGACCGTGCCGACGGCGTTGCACGCAGGGATATGTGTCAGACAGCAAAGCGTCTCCATCAAAGACGCCATCATCGCCCGCGAGGCTCTGTCGCTGCTGGTGACCTGCCTGCAGCTACGCTGTCAGCAGCTAT GTTCTTTTTATAACCTTCCCTCCGTCAATGATTTCATCATCGATATTCTTCTGGGATCTCCCAGCGGAGAG ATCCGTCGTGTGGCTTGTGATCAGCTGTACACTCTCAGCCAGTCCGACACCTCAGCCTTCCCCGAAGTCCAGAAACCCAACCTGTTCCTCATCACGGTCATTCTCACTGCGCAGCTGCCACTGTGGAGTCCCACGTCCGTCATGAGAGGAGTCAACCAGAG GTTGCTGTCCCAGTGCACCGAGTACTTCGACCTTAGATGTCAGCTTCTCGATGACCTCACCA CGTCAGAGATGGAGGTGTTGAAAGTGAGTTCAGCCACCATGCTGGAGGACGAGATCTCTTGGCTCGACAACTTTGAGCCCAGCTGGAGCTCAGAGATGGAGACCAGCGAGGCGGACAACATCCTCCTGGCCGGACACCTCCGACTCATCAAGACCCTGCTCTCGCTCTGTGGCAGCGAGAAGGAGCATCTAG GGGCGTCTCTGATTCAGCAGCTGTTGGATGACTTCCTGTTTCGAGCCTCACGCATCATCATCAACAGCTCCAACCCAACACCTCCCTCAGCTCCCAGCCACGACTTCCATCCCAA gtgcagCACAGCCAGCAGCAGACTGGCAGCCTACGAGGTGCTAGTGATGCTGGCAGACAGCTCTCTGTCAAACCTCCGACTCATCACCAAAGAGTTACTGTCCATGCACCACCAGTCTGATCCTTCCCTCTGCAAGGAGTTTGAT tatCTGCCCCCGGTGGAGAGCCGATCAGTCTCAGGTTTTGTGGGACTGAAGAACGGAGGAGCCACTTGTTACATGAACGCCGTCTTCCAGCAGCTCTACATGCAGCCAGGCCTGCCGGAG GCTTTCCTGTCCATTGAGGACGACACAGACCAGCCAGAGGAGAGTGTCTTCTACCAGGTCCAGTCTTTGTTTGGACATCTGATGGAGAGCAAGCTGCAGTACTACATACCTGAGAACTTCTGGAAG ATCTTCAAGATGTGGAACAAGGAGCTGTATGTGCGAGAACAGCAGGACGCCTATGAGTTCTTCACCAGTCTGGTGGACCAGCTTGACGAACATCTCAAG AAAATGGGCCGAGAGCAGatcttcaaaaacacatttcagggAATCTTCTCCGACCAGAAGATTTGTAAGGACTGTCCTCACAG GTACGAGCGTGAAGAAACGTTCATGGCGTTGAACCTCGGAGTGACTTCCTGTCAGAGTTTAGAGATCTCATTAGACCAGTTTGTCAGAGGGGAGGTGCTGGAGGGAAGCAACGCCTACTACTGTGAGAAATGCAAGGAGAAG agAACCACAGTGAAGAGGACATGCATCAAATCCCTGCCCAGTGTTCTCTGTATCCACCTCATGCGCTTCGGCTTCGACTGGGAAAGCGGACGCTCCATCAAATACGACGAACAGATTCGG TTCCCCTGGGTGCTGAACATGGAGCCCTACACCGTCTCTGGGATGGCTCGACAGGACTGCAGCGGAGAGGGCGGCGAGGGGCGGGGCGACGGGATGTCAGGAGGTTCGCCCAGGAAGAAAGTCACGATTTCTGAGAACTACGAACTCGTGGGAGTCGTTGTCCACAGCGGTCAGGCACACGCCGGACACTACTACTCCTTTATTAAAGATCGCCG tgGCAGCGCCAGGGGACGCTGGTACAAGTTCAACGACAACGTGGTGGAGGAGTTTGATATGAACGATGAAACTCTGGAGTACGAGTGTTTTGGAGGAGAGTACCGCCCCAAAGTCTATGACCAGT ccaacCCGTACCCTGACGTGCGGAGGAGATACTGGAACGCCTACATGTTGTTCTATCAGAAGATCAGCGACCAGAACTCTCCCGTCCTGCCCAAGAAGAGCAGAGTCAGCATCATGAGGCAGGAAGCTGAGGACCTGACACT GTCTGCACCGTCCTCTCCTGATGTTTCCCCACAATCCTCCCCTCGCCCCCCGAGGGCCAACAACGACCGCCTCACCCTCCTCACCCGTCTGGTCCGCAAGGGAGAGAAGAAGGGCCTGTTCGTGGAGAAGATGCCGGCCAGCATCTATCAG ATGGTGCGCGACGAGAATCTGAAGTTCATGAGGAACAGAGATGTCTACAACAGCGACTACTTCAACTTCACCCTCTCTCTGGCCTCCGTCAACGCA ACAAAACTGAAGCATCCAGACTACCAGCCTATGGCCAAAGAGAGTCTCCAGCTGgctgttcacttcctgttccacaCCTACCTGCACACCAAAAAGAAACTCCG GGTGGACACAGAGGAGTGGATGGCCACAGTGGAGGTGCTGCTGTCGAAGAGCAGCGAGGCGTGTCAGTGGATGGTGCAGTACCTGGTCGGACCAGAGGGTCGAGAGATCACCAG GGTTTGTCTGTTGGAGTGCAGCGTGAGGGAGGTGAGGGTGGTGGTCGCGTCCATCCTCGAAAAGACCCTGGAGAGCGCGCTTCACTTCGGAGACCCAGGATTGGACCGTTTGACCGACGCCCTGCTCTCCTTATTGGACAAAGATGTTCCTGAGAATGTGAAAAACTGTGCGCAGTACTTCAGCCTCTTCAGTAACTTCACTCAGAGG GGTTGCGGTCCCTGTCAGTTGTTGTTAAAACACTCAGCTTATCGCCGGATGCTCATCTTCCTGTTGGGACCCAATAGGCAGAACAACCAG AACCGGCGGTGGAGTCCAGCTCAGGCTCGGGAGTTCCTCCACCTGCACAGCACTCTGGCCCTCATCACTCTGTACTCTGACCTCGGCCCTCAGCGGACGCAAG CTCCAGGAGGGTTTAAGCTGCGTGTGAATAACGTCCCAtcctccacccccctcctccccctccacacGGATATCATGACCTCGCTCTTCACTCCAGAGGGACAGCCTTACCTTCTGGAG GTGATGTTCGCCATGCGTGAGTTGTCGGGCCCGCTGGCTCTGCTGATAGAGATGGTGACCTACTGCTCGTACTGTAATGAGCCCTTCTCCCTGGGTTTGCTGCACCTACtcaag ACCCAGCTGGAGACGGCGCCGCCTCATGAGCTGAAGAACATCTTTCAGTTGCTGCAGGAGATACTA GTAGTGGAAGATCCCCTGCAGACCCAGAGACTGAAGTTTGCTTTTGAGTCAGAGAAAGGCTTGTTAG CCTTGATGCACCAGAGCAACAACATGGACAGCAGGCGCTGTTACCAGTGTGTGAAGTTCCTGGTTACATTAGCCCAGAA GTGTCCTCCAGCCAAGGATTACTTCAAGGACCTGTCCGGTCACTGGAGCTGGGCAGTGCAGTGGCTACAGAAAAAG ATGACAGAACACTACTGGACTCCACAGAGCAATGTCTCCAATGAGACGTCCACCAACAAAACCTTCCAGCGCACTATCTCtgcacag gacacCCTGGCCTACGCCACAGCGCTGTTAAACGAGAAGGAGCAGTCCGGCAGCAGTAACGGCTCCGACGGCAGCCCAGCAAATGAAAACGCCGACCGCAGCCTCCGACAG GGGTCAGAGTCTCCCATGATGCTCGGCGACTCGAAGAGCGATCTAGAAGACGTTGACCCGTAG